A DNA window from Actinomadura coerulea contains the following coding sequences:
- the araA gene encoding L-arabinose isomerase: MAPTIWFLTGSQSLYGEDTLRQVAEQSRRIARALDEDPGIPAAVRWRPVLTDAEAIRRTMLQAGADDDCVGVITWMHTFSPAKMWIAGLNALLKPLLHLHTQENVALPWASIDMDFMNLNQAAHGDREHAHLQTRLGMARTTVAGHTTDPAVRARIASWVRAARGRAELRTLRLARFGDNMRDVAVTEGDKVEAQIRFGASVSAFGVNDLAAAVGAVPDHRVGELAEEYEQTYSVVPELRSGGERHPALRDAARIELGLRDFLAAGSYQAFTTNFEDLGGLTQLPGIAVQRLMADGHGFGAEGDWKTALLLRALKSAAAGLPGGTSFMEDYTYHLVPGRELILGAHMLEVCPSIAAGVPRCEVHPLSIGGRQDPVRLVFDAAPGPGLVVGLADLGDRFRLVANEIDLVAPPEPLPRLPVARAVWAPRPDFRTSTEAWLSAGGPHHTVLSQAVTTEILADLAEMTGVELLVIDGDTEVARFRREMRWNQAYHRLAQGF; the protein is encoded by the coding sequence GGTCGCCGAGCAGTCACGGCGGATCGCCCGGGCCCTGGACGAGGATCCGGGCATCCCGGCGGCAGTGCGGTGGCGCCCGGTGCTCACCGATGCCGAGGCCATCCGGCGGACGATGCTCCAGGCGGGCGCGGACGACGACTGCGTCGGGGTCATCACCTGGATGCACACGTTCTCGCCCGCCAAGATGTGGATCGCCGGGTTGAACGCCCTGCTCAAGCCGCTGCTGCACCTGCACACCCAGGAGAACGTGGCGCTGCCGTGGGCGAGCATCGACATGGACTTCATGAACCTCAACCAGGCCGCGCATGGGGACCGCGAACACGCCCACCTCCAGACCCGGCTCGGCATGGCGCGCACCACGGTGGCCGGGCACACCACCGATCCCGCGGTACGCGCGCGGATCGCCTCGTGGGTCAGGGCCGCCCGCGGTCGCGCCGAGCTGCGGACGCTGCGGCTCGCCCGGTTCGGAGACAACATGCGGGACGTCGCCGTCACCGAGGGCGACAAGGTCGAGGCGCAGATCCGGTTCGGCGCCTCGGTCAGCGCCTTCGGCGTGAACGACCTCGCCGCGGCCGTCGGCGCGGTGCCGGACCACCGGGTCGGCGAGCTCGCCGAGGAGTACGAGCAGACGTACTCCGTCGTGCCGGAGCTGCGGTCCGGCGGCGAACGGCATCCGGCGCTGCGCGACGCCGCGCGCATCGAGCTCGGGCTGCGCGACTTCCTCGCCGCCGGGTCCTACCAGGCGTTCACCACCAACTTCGAGGATCTCGGCGGGCTGACGCAGCTGCCGGGCATCGCCGTCCAGCGCCTGATGGCCGACGGCCACGGCTTCGGCGCGGAGGGCGACTGGAAGACGGCCCTGCTGCTGCGGGCCCTCAAGAGCGCCGCCGCGGGACTGCCCGGCGGCACCTCCTTCATGGAGGACTACACCTACCACCTCGTCCCGGGCCGGGAGCTCATCCTGGGCGCCCACATGCTGGAGGTCTGCCCCTCCATCGCCGCCGGCGTGCCCCGCTGCGAGGTGCACCCGCTGTCCATCGGGGGACGGCAGGACCCGGTCCGGCTCGTGTTCGACGCGGCGCCGGGACCGGGTCTCGTCGTCGGACTGGCCGACCTCGGCGACCGGTTCCGGCTGGTCGCCAACGAGATCGACCTGGTGGCGCCCCCCGAACCGCTGCCCCGGCTGCCGGTGGCCCGGGCCGTATGGGCGCCCCGCCCGGACTTCCGTACCTCCACCGAGGCATGGCTGTCGGCCGGGGGACCGCACCACACGGTGCTGTCCCAGGCGGTCACCACCGAGATCCTGGCCGACCTCGCCGAGATGACGGGCGTGGAACTGCTCGTCATCGACGGCGACACCGAGGTCGCCCGGTTCCGCCGCGAGATGCGCTGGAACCAGGCGTACCACCGCCTGGCGCAAGGCTTCTAG
- a CDS encoding aldose epimerase family protein: MTRSRFAVRLVALAVLAGAAIGGFAPSSTASGRPLKPGVGKDLFGTMPDGTKVWRYTLTNGSMRVRVITYGGIIQTIETPDRHGRLANVTLGFPTLSDYLTKNSTYFGALIGRYGNRIAKGRFALDGHEYQLTTNNNGNTLHGGTTGFDQRVWSATPITGGGGVALRLSHTSPDGDQGFPGTLKTDVTISVTRHNAIRFDYGATTDKPTVVNLTNHSYFNLSGEGSGTVYDHRLQINGSRYTPVGSSELIPTGRIAPVRGTPLDFTRPAAIGARIRTGFDQLLYGQGYDHNFALDGSGWKVAARVHDPASGRTLAISTDQPGLQFYSGNFLDGTLVGTGGRVYRQGDGFALETQHFPDSPNHADFPSTELDPGRTYHSTTVYQFGA; the protein is encoded by the coding sequence ATGACCAGATCACGCTTCGCAGTAAGGCTGGTCGCGCTGGCCGTGCTCGCCGGCGCCGCGATCGGCGGATTCGCCCCCTCCTCCACGGCGTCCGGCCGTCCCCTGAAGCCCGGGGTCGGCAAGGACCTGTTCGGCACGATGCCCGACGGCACCAAGGTCTGGCGCTACACCCTGACCAACGGCTCGATGCGCGTCCGGGTGATCACCTACGGCGGCATCATCCAGACCATCGAGACGCCCGACCGGCACGGCAGGCTCGCCAACGTCACGCTGGGCTTCCCGACCCTGTCCGACTACCTCACCAAGAACAGCACGTACTTCGGGGCGCTCATCGGCCGGTACGGCAACCGCATCGCCAAGGGCCGGTTCGCGCTCGACGGGCACGAGTACCAGCTGACCACCAACAACAACGGGAACACCCTGCACGGCGGCACGACCGGCTTCGACCAGCGCGTCTGGTCCGCGACCCCGATCACGGGCGGCGGCGGCGTCGCGCTCCGGCTGTCCCACACCAGCCCGGACGGCGACCAGGGCTTCCCCGGCACCCTCAAGACCGACGTGACCATCTCCGTCACGCGGCACAACGCCATCCGGTTCGACTACGGCGCCACCACCGACAAGCCGACCGTCGTCAACCTCACCAACCACTCCTACTTCAACCTGTCGGGCGAGGGCAGCGGCACGGTCTACGACCACCGGCTCCAGATCAACGGCTCCCGGTACACCCCCGTCGGCTCGTCGGAGCTGATCCCGACCGGCCGGATCGCCCCGGTGCGCGGCACCCCGCTCGACTTCACCCGGCCCGCCGCGATCGGCGCCCGCATCCGCACCGGCTTCGACCAGCTGCTCTACGGCCAGGGCTACGACCACAACTTCGCCCTCGACGGCTCCGGCTGGAAGGTCGCCGCGCGCGTCCATGACCCCGCCAGCGGCCGCACCCTCGCCATCTCCACCGACCAGCCCGGGCTCCAGTTCTACTCGGGCAACTTCCTCGACGGGACCCTGGTCGGAACCGGCGGCCGCGTCTACCGGCAGGGCGACGGGTTCGCACTGGAGACCCAGCACTTCCCCGACTCGCCGAACCACGCGGACTTCCCCTCGACGGAGCTGGACCCCGGCCGGACCTACCACTCCACGACCGTCTACCA